The genomic region TTCGCTCAAGTCTGGGCGGACGCCGCCAGCCAAGATCGTGAAGCCGGGTGTCACCTCGTGGAAGATGGTCTGCTGATAGAAACCGCTTTCGACTTGGGCCAGAAAGTTGTCGACCGTAAGCGGAGCTTTGTCGGCGTTCAAACGCAACTTGATCGGCCCCTGTGAAGTGTGGAGCACGACCACAGGGTTGGCGTCCGATCGCAGCGCACTGCCGATGTCGATCGCCGCGGCGGCGACCGGTGCGCCGGCATCGGCATCGGCGTCGGCGTCCGCGGTTTTTGTCCCCGACCGTTGGCAGCCGGCCAGTGCCCCCAGTAGACAACCCGTCACGATCCAAGGCCTCATATTGCTCACCATGGCCGAGTTGCAATTGGACATCGCGGAGCCTCAGAGTGGGTAAAAGCCGGAGGGCGATTGCCGGCGCTAGGCGCGCGGATTCTTTCCCGGCGCGGGACCATGATCTGGGGACCGTCGAATTCTGGCAAGGCCGTTTTCCACGGCCGATCCCCATCCTTTGGCACCGGGTTGCAAAGCCCCGGCAAGGACCGGTCCCAGAAAGCCCGGCCCCGCGCAAGCGGAAATGCAACCAGCGCTGCTGGCTTTTGGTACAATACACAGAGCCGTCAGGAGGCCAGGGCGCGGTGCTGGGGTCGTAAAGCTCGTGTTCAATCGCGGTTACACCATCGCTATCTTCGCCTTCTGGCTGGCCACGTCGGGCTGGCTGGTCAAGGAAAAGCTGCTGCCGCCGTTAATCGTCGGCGATCCTCCCACCTATGGCACGATCCTCGCGGCTGATCCGGAAGATCAATCGGTAGCCTGGGAAATCTTGCTGAACGGTCGGAGCCTGGGGGGCGCGGTCACCACGACCGAACACCTCGCCGACGGCATCAGCCAGTTGCGCTGCCGCGTCAGCTTGCAGGAGTTGCCGCTATCGGAACTGACTCCGGCGTGGCTAACCGCCTTCGTCAAAGTACTGGACACCTCGCGCCGCGACGGCGAGGCGATCATCGCGGTCGAATCAGAAACGATCATCGACATCGACCCTTTGAACCGCCCGCTCAACTTTTCGTCGGTTACCAAGATCGGTCCGCCCGAGCAGGGTAGTGGCCGTCGTTCGTTCATGTCGGGCGTGGAGTTCAACGTCGTCATGCGCGGCAAGATCGTCGGCGACCTGATGCAGGTCGCGATTCGCGCGGGCGAGTTGGAATACCATACGGAAATTAATTTGCCGGCCGACGCGCTGATCGGCGACGTCCTGTCGCCGCAAACGCGGCTGCCGGGTTTGCGGGTGGGACAGACCTGGACCGTGCCGATCTTCAGTCCATTTCGTCCGCCGAATTCTCCCGTCGAGGTCTTGCACGCCACGGTGGAGCGCAAGGATCCGATCCTGTGGCACGATCGCATCGTGCCGGCCCTGCTGGTGGTCTATCGCGGAGACCCCGGCCGCGGCCTGTCGAGTGATCAGGGGGCTCGCGCCCAGATGTGGGTAGATTACGAGGGCGAGGTCGTGAAGCAGGAAATCCATCTGCTCTCCTCGCGCATGACCTTCGTGCGTGTCCATCCTGACGAGCCGGCAGCGTGGAATTTGCTGCCGGACACGTCGGAACCACTGCGCGTCCCGCCGGCGGCAATGGACGAATCGCCTGTGGAAGACGTACCCAAAGACGCCTCTGCGGCGGATGCCCCTCCGGCCGACGACGCCGAGCCTTCGACGAATACCGCACCCGGAGCGCAGGCAGCACCCGAGGGCGCGCCATGATCGAATTCTGCAAGGTGAGCCGCAGCTACGGACGGAAACTGGCCGTGGCCGAGTTGGACCTGGTCATCGCCACCGGGGAGATCTTCGCCTTTCTGGGCCCCAACGGGGCGGGCAAGACAACGTCGATCAAGATGCTCGTGGGCCTCTTGCGCCCCAGCACCGGAACGGTGCGCGTATGCGGGTTCGACGTGGTCAGCGAATCGCGCGAGGCCAACAGCCGTGTCGGTTACATTCCCGACGAGCCCTATCTGTATGAGAAGCTCACCGGCCGTGAATTCCTGCAGTTCATTGCCGGCATGTACGGTTTGGACGAACGATCGGGCAGCGAGCGGATCGCCCGCGAGATCGCC from Pirellulales bacterium harbors:
- a CDS encoding peptidylprolyl isomerase is translated as MSNCNSAMVSNMRPWIVTGCLLGALAGCQRSGTKTADADADADAGAPVAAAAIDIGSALRSDANPVVVLHTSQGPIKLRLNADKAPLTVDNFLAQVESGFYQQTIFHEVTPGFTILAGGVRPDLSEKRGRYSLRNEAQNGLSNRRGTIAMARSADVIDSDTAQFFINVADNPSLDYQGDTPEQCGYCVFGEVIEGMEVVDRIANEATRSVGNFTRLPEKTVLIESANKVR